A window of the Agrococcus jejuensis genome harbors these coding sequences:
- a CDS encoding M20/M25/M40 family metallo-hydrolase: MTDQLSETAAIARDLIRFDTQNYGEGRSNGEADAAAYVTRFLADLGIESRTFEAAPGRHSVVAELEGADPSLPALVLHGHLDVVPADAAQWSVDPFEGVVKDGMLWGRGAVDMKDMVAMMLQAVRQLVESGTKPRRRLILGFFADEEDGGAYGAHWLVEHHPELFAGASMAISEVGGFSVTLDGRRAYLLQTAEKSLLWVRLRATGTAAHGSQVMRDNAVTKLARAVAALGEHDFPIELTDTTRQLVDEVAGLLGVDVEELGPDDIALRTGGMSRFLRASLRTTANPTMLDAGYKHNVIPGTAEARIDMRTLPGREDEALEVARRIVAEAADDVELDIVRQDVGLEVPFGGEAVEAMVAALQRHDPDAPVLPYMLSGGTDNKALSRLGIAGYGFAPLRLTPDLDFAAMFHGVDERVPLDALDFGTAVLADLLQEL, translated from the coding sequence GTGACCGACCAGCTCTCTGAGACCGCTGCCATCGCTCGCGACCTCATCCGGTTCGACACGCAGAACTACGGCGAGGGACGCTCGAACGGGGAGGCCGACGCGGCCGCGTACGTCACGCGGTTCCTCGCCGACCTCGGCATCGAGAGCCGCACGTTCGAGGCTGCTCCCGGCCGCCACAGCGTGGTCGCCGAGCTCGAGGGCGCCGACCCGAGCCTGCCCGCCCTCGTGCTGCACGGCCACCTCGACGTCGTGCCCGCCGACGCGGCGCAGTGGAGCGTCGACCCGTTCGAGGGCGTCGTCAAGGACGGCATGCTCTGGGGCCGCGGCGCCGTCGACATGAAGGACATGGTCGCGATGATGCTGCAGGCCGTGCGGCAGCTCGTCGAGTCGGGCACGAAGCCCCGCCGCCGCCTGATCCTCGGCTTCTTCGCCGACGAGGAGGATGGCGGCGCGTACGGCGCGCACTGGCTCGTCGAGCACCACCCCGAGCTCTTCGCCGGCGCGTCGATGGCGATCAGTGAGGTCGGCGGCTTCTCCGTCACGCTCGACGGTCGTCGCGCCTACCTGCTGCAGACGGCCGAGAAGTCGCTGCTGTGGGTCCGTCTGCGTGCCACGGGCACCGCAGCGCACGGCTCGCAGGTCATGCGCGACAACGCCGTGACGAAGCTCGCGCGCGCCGTCGCGGCGCTCGGCGAGCACGACTTCCCGATCGAGCTCACCGACACGACGCGGCAGCTCGTCGACGAGGTCGCCGGCCTGCTCGGCGTCGACGTCGAGGAGCTCGGCCCCGACGACATCGCGCTGCGCACCGGCGGCATGTCGCGCTTCCTGCGCGCGAGCCTGCGCACGACGGCGAACCCGACGATGCTCGACGCCGGCTACAAGCACAACGTCATCCCCGGCACCGCCGAGGCGCGCATCGACATGCGTACGCTCCCCGGCCGCGAGGACGAGGCGCTCGAGGTCGCGCGCCGCATCGTCGCCGAGGCCGCCGACGACGTCGAGCTCGACATCGTGCGCCAGGACGTGGGTCTCGAGGTGCCCTTCGGCGGCGAGGCCGTCGAGGCGATGGTCGCCGCGCTGCAGCGCCACGACCCCGACGCGCCCGTGCTGCCGTACATGCTCTCGGGCGGCACCGACAACAAGGCGCTCTCGCGCCTCGGCATCGCCGGCTACGGCTTCGCACCGCTGCGCCTGACGCCCGACCTCGACTTCGCGGCGATGTTCCACGGCGTCGACGAGCGCGTGCCGCTCGACGCGCTCGACTTCGGCACCGCCGTGCTCGCCGACCTGCTGCAGGAGCTGTAG
- a CDS encoding PspC domain-containing protein, with translation MSIFDSIRKTGFRRGPKRILGGLAGGIAASIGWNVWIVRLVVLLSFLLPVLGWVAYAIAWALTPWQDGSIPVARWLGRR, from the coding sequence ATGAGCATCTTCGACTCCATCCGCAAGACCGGCTTCCGCCGCGGCCCGAAGCGCATCCTGGGCGGCCTCGCAGGCGGCATCGCGGCGAGCATCGGCTGGAACGTGTGGATCGTGCGCCTCGTCGTGCTGCTGTCGTTCCTGCTGCCCGTGCTCGGCTGGGTCGCCTACGCGATCGCCTGGGCGCTCACGCCGTGGCAGGACGGCTCGATCCCCGTGGCCCGCTGGCTCGGGCGCCGCTGA
- the dinB gene encoding DNA polymerase IV, whose protein sequence is MSKQDGSNRMVSSPDVDDASATILHVDLDAFFATASLIARPDLRGLPVVIGHDSSRSVVTAATYEARRFGVHSAMPMGRALQLCPNAVILEPDFALYQRLSQQTMAILDDFSPEVERLGIDEAFVDVTGARRLLGGAVAIGTRIRERVQAETGLIASVGASSTKFIAKLASGRAKPDGLLVVPADDVLGFLHPQPVSALWGVGERTQEKLERYGLRTVADVANTAESTLVGWFGQASGRHLHALAWARDVRAVQERPRERSMGHNHTFGRDVTDRDDLRSEILRLGTGVGRRLRAAGAVGRTVTLRVRFHDFRTITRSRTLADPTDVTRVVVETAWQLLDELDDPTPVRLLGVQMSQLSDPSDAGLLWDDSEDWGSAERAVDAVHDRFGQLAVTPASMLRRERKREDTGS, encoded by the coding sequence GTGAGCAAGCAGGACGGCTCGAACCGCATGGTGTCGAGCCCCGACGTCGACGACGCGTCGGCGACGATCCTGCACGTCGACCTCGACGCGTTCTTCGCCACGGCGTCGCTCATCGCGCGCCCTGACCTCCGTGGCCTTCCCGTCGTCATCGGGCACGACTCGTCGCGCTCGGTCGTGACGGCGGCGACGTACGAGGCGCGCCGCTTCGGCGTGCACTCGGCCATGCCCATGGGGCGTGCGCTGCAGCTGTGCCCGAACGCCGTGATCCTCGAGCCCGACTTCGCGCTCTACCAGCGCCTCTCGCAGCAGACGATGGCGATCCTCGACGACTTCTCGCCCGAGGTCGAGCGGCTCGGCATCGACGAGGCGTTCGTCGACGTCACGGGTGCCAGGCGACTGCTCGGAGGTGCCGTCGCGATCGGCACGCGCATCCGCGAGCGCGTGCAGGCCGAGACGGGCCTCATCGCGTCGGTGGGCGCGTCGTCGACGAAGTTCATCGCGAAGCTCGCCTCTGGCCGCGCGAAGCCCGACGGCCTGCTCGTGGTGCCCGCCGACGACGTGCTGGGCTTCCTGCATCCGCAGCCCGTCAGCGCCCTGTGGGGCGTGGGGGAGCGCACGCAGGAGAAGCTCGAGCGCTACGGCCTGCGCACGGTCGCCGACGTCGCCAACACGGCGGAGTCGACGCTCGTCGGATGGTTCGGCCAGGCCTCTGGCAGGCACCTGCACGCACTCGCATGGGCGCGCGACGTGCGTGCCGTGCAGGAGCGCCCGCGCGAGCGGTCGATGGGCCACAACCACACGTTCGGCCGCGACGTCACCGACCGCGACGACCTGCGCAGCGAGATCCTGCGCCTCGGCACCGGCGTCGGCCGTCGCCTGCGCGCCGCGGGCGCCGTCGGCCGCACCGTCACGCTGCGGGTGCGGTTCCACGACTTCCGCACCATCACGCGCTCGCGCACGCTCGCCGACCCGACCGACGTGACGCGCGTCGTCGTCGAGACCGCGTGGCAGTTGCTCGACGAGCTCGACGACCCCACGCCCGTGCGCCTGCTGGGCGTGCAGATGTCGCAGCTCTCCGATCCGTCGGACGCGGGACTGCTGTGGGACGACAGCGAGGACTGGGGCAGCGCCGAGCGCGCGGTCGACGCCGTGCACGACCGCTTCGGCCAGCTCGCCGTCACGCCCGCGTCGATGCTGCGACGCGAGCGCAAGCGCGAGGACACCGGCAGCTAG
- a CDS encoding SGNH/GDSL hydrolase family protein → MRGMQHPWTRYVAIGDSFTEGVGDDEASLPNGVRGWADRVAEELARTNHDMAYANLAIRGRLLDQIASEQIDAALALQPDLISISAGGNDLLRPGADPDRVAGRLERAIERLSVDGATVVLFNGPDIGMTPVLRSIRGRVAIYNCNLAALARRHDAIVADMWAATELQDARMWAPDRLHFSPLGHHRIAMVVLDALGVEHDLHPQHPEPMPQRTWRQAASDDILWAREYFGPWVVRRLTGRSSGDAIHAKRPLAEPVLRQPDEA, encoded by the coding sequence ATGAGAGGCATGCAGCACCCCTGGACCCGGTACGTCGCCATCGGGGACTCGTTCACCGAGGGCGTCGGCGACGACGAGGCGAGCCTGCCGAACGGCGTGCGCGGCTGGGCGGATCGCGTCGCCGAGGAGCTCGCGCGCACGAACCACGACATGGCGTACGCCAACCTCGCCATCCGCGGCCGCCTGCTCGACCAGATCGCGTCCGAGCAGATCGACGCGGCGCTCGCGCTCCAGCCCGACCTCATCTCGATCTCGGCGGGCGGCAACGACCTGCTGCGCCCCGGCGCCGACCCCGACCGCGTCGCCGGCCGCCTCGAGCGCGCGATCGAGCGGCTGTCGGTCGACGGCGCGACCGTCGTGCTCTTCAACGGCCCCGACATCGGCATGACGCCCGTGCTGCGCTCGATCCGCGGCCGCGTCGCGATCTACAACTGCAACCTCGCCGCGCTCGCCCGCAGGCACGACGCCATCGTCGCCGACATGTGGGCTGCGACCGAGCTGCAGGACGCGCGCATGTGGGCGCCCGACCGGCTGCACTTCTCGCCGCTGGGCCACCACCGCATCGCCATGGTGGTGCTCGACGCGCTCGGCGTCGAGCACGACCTGCACCCGCAGCATCCCGAGCCCATGCCGCAGCGCACGTGGCGGCAGGCGGCGAGCGACGACATCCTCTGGGCGCGCGAGTACTTCGGCCCGTGGGTCGTGCGTCGCCTCACGGGGCGCTCGTCGGGCGACGCGATCCACGCGAAGCGCCCCCTCGCCGAGCCGGTGCTGCGGCAGCCCGACGAGGCCTAG
- a CDS encoding D-alanyl-D-alanine carboxypeptidase family protein: protein MSRYVTANTQARTPAWVHLVRTLVVLVLVALVGGAAYLVFAPLPAIASEDAPIESPAVGEAQVAWPASGAAAFAIEGVEGASGATGDAAVPMASITKLVTMLVVLEAHPIDGGEGADIAIGAEDVAFMQTAFDEAAPYYPVRTGQTVTQGDLVEASVVASSANASMTLARWGFGSIDAFLEAANDWAQRNGMTTMVVADAAGLSLDSVASPADMVRLGALAVADPIVGAAMGQRSVTVTGLGVQPNTNPLLGVSGIDAGKTGALFVSGRNLLVSATATVDGQTLRAVAVVAGQVSEDDRDAATIALVDSLWQNVQTREVLPVGSVVATSTAAWGAESEATTDAALTSLAWIAQPLEVVIDVEPVRTGVGSMEVGTVTVAGTELTTTVTARRIAEPDLLWRLSNPFVLLGLADA from the coding sequence ATGAGCCGCTACGTCACGGCCAACACGCAGGCGCGCACTCCCGCGTGGGTGCACCTCGTGCGCACGCTCGTCGTACTCGTGCTCGTCGCCCTCGTCGGCGGCGCCGCGTACCTCGTCTTCGCACCGCTGCCCGCGATCGCGAGCGAGGATGCGCCGATCGAGTCGCCCGCGGTCGGCGAGGCGCAGGTCGCGTGGCCCGCATCGGGTGCCGCGGCGTTCGCGATCGAGGGCGTCGAGGGCGCGTCGGGTGCGACGGGCGACGCGGCCGTGCCGATGGCGAGCATCACGAAGCTCGTGACGATGCTCGTGGTGCTCGAGGCGCATCCGATCGACGGCGGCGAGGGCGCCGACATCGCCATCGGCGCCGAGGACGTCGCGTTCATGCAGACCGCGTTCGACGAGGCCGCGCCGTACTACCCCGTGCGCACGGGCCAGACCGTGACGCAGGGCGACCTCGTGGAGGCCTCGGTCGTCGCGTCGTCGGCGAACGCGTCGATGACGCTCGCGCGCTGGGGCTTCGGATCGATCGACGCGTTCCTCGAGGCCGCGAACGACTGGGCGCAGCGCAATGGCATGACGACGATGGTCGTCGCCGACGCCGCAGGCCTCTCGCTCGACTCCGTCGCGTCGCCCGCCGACATGGTGCGCCTCGGTGCGCTCGCCGTCGCGGACCCGATCGTCGGCGCCGCCATGGGCCAGCGCTCGGTGACGGTCACGGGCCTCGGCGTGCAGCCGAACACGAACCCGCTGCTGGGCGTCTCGGGCATCGACGCCGGCAAGACCGGCGCGCTGTTCGTCTCGGGTCGCAACCTGCTCGTGTCGGCGACCGCGACGGTCGACGGGCAGACGCTGCGCGCCGTCGCCGTCGTCGCCGGTCAGGTGTCGGAGGACGACCGCGACGCCGCGACCATCGCGCTCGTCGACAGCCTGTGGCAGAACGTGCAGACGCGCGAGGTGCTGCCGGTGGGCAGCGTCGTGGCCACGAGCACGGCGGCGTGGGGTGCCGAGTCGGAGGCGACGACGGATGCCGCGCTCACGTCGCTCGCGTGGATCGCGCAGCCGCTCGAGGTCGTCATCGACGTCGAACCCGTGCGCACGGGCGTCGGCTCGATGGAGGTCGGCACCGTGACGGTCGCCGGCACCGAGCTCACGACGACCGTCACCGCGCGGCGCATCGCCGAGCCCGACCTGCTGTGGCGCCTGTCGAACCCGTTCGTGCTGCTGGGGCTCGCGGACGCCTGA
- a CDS encoding TrmH family RNA methyltransferase, which yields MEIVRIGSLDDPRLTDYVGLTDVQLRTRKEVERGLYMAESQTVLGRALRAGHVPRSVLVSERWLPDVETLVGHLDIPVFLGEESQLSTLIGFHLHRGALAAMQRPVLPEVADVLRDAKVVVVLDGLVDHTNVGAAFRSVAGLGADAVLVTPTCSDPLYRRAVRVSMGTVLQVPWTRIPEWREAAPMLHDAGFQIASLALADDAVDLADWRRDRPERVAVVLGNEGHGLGRDALAASDVVVRIPMHNGVDSLNVAATSAVVLWAALHA from the coding sequence ATGGAGATCGTGCGCATCGGGTCGCTCGACGACCCGCGCCTCACCGACTACGTCGGGCTCACCGACGTGCAGTTGCGCACGCGCAAGGAGGTCGAGCGCGGCCTCTACATGGCGGAGTCGCAGACGGTGCTGGGGCGGGCGCTGCGCGCGGGCCACGTGCCCAGATCGGTGCTCGTGAGCGAGCGGTGGCTGCCAGACGTCGAGACGCTCGTCGGCCACCTCGACATCCCGGTGTTCCTCGGCGAGGAGTCGCAGCTGTCGACGCTCATCGGCTTCCACCTGCACCGCGGTGCGCTCGCCGCGATGCAGCGCCCCGTGCTGCCGGAGGTCGCCGACGTGCTGCGCGACGCGAAGGTCGTCGTCGTGCTCGACGGGCTCGTCGACCACACGAACGTCGGGGCCGCGTTCCGCTCGGTCGCGGGGCTCGGCGCCGACGCCGTGCTCGTGACGCCCACGTGCTCCGACCCGCTGTACCGCCGCGCCGTGCGCGTGAGCATGGGCACGGTGCTGCAGGTGCCGTGGACGCGCATCCCCGAGTGGCGAGAGGCGGCGCCGATGCTGCACGACGCCGGCTTCCAGATCGCCTCGCTCGCGCTCGCCGACGACGCCGTCGACCTCGCCGACTGGCGTCGGGATCGGCCGGAGCGCGTCGCGGTGGTGCTGGGCAACGAGGGCCACGGCCTCGGCCGCGACGCCCTCGCCGCCTCCGACGTCGTCGTGCGCATCCCGATGCACAACGGCGTCGACTCCCTCAACGTCGCGGCGACGAGCGCCGTCGTGCTCTGGGCGGCGCTGCACGCATGA
- a CDS encoding Sir2 family NAD-dependent protein deacetylase has protein sequence MLDTAIARLGLGPIAVITGAGISTDSGIPDYRGAGAPPRNPMQLDRFLASEHARRRYWAGSHLGWKAFSSTQPNDGHRAIARLDAAGLVTGVITQNVDDLHEKAGSRDVVHLHGANATVTCLQCASRFPRQVVADRIAEQNPWITVPDSVRMNPDGDVSLDGDQDFVVPVCFVCEGMLKPDVVFFGELVPSHVFHEADMAVRAASVVLVAGSSLVVNTAVRLLEIARRREVPIVIVNRGPTKWDKRASARIDAGTSETLTAFADALAPLPHAS, from the coding sequence GTGCTCGACACTGCCATCGCGAGACTCGGACTCGGACCGATCGCCGTCATCACCGGTGCGGGGATCTCGACGGACTCCGGCATCCCCGACTATCGCGGGGCAGGCGCGCCGCCGCGCAACCCCATGCAGCTCGACCGCTTCCTCGCGTCGGAGCACGCGCGGCGCCGGTACTGGGCGGGCAGCCACCTGGGCTGGAAGGCGTTCTCGTCGACACAGCCGAACGATGGCCACCGGGCGATCGCGCGCCTCGACGCCGCGGGGCTCGTGACGGGCGTCATCACGCAGAACGTCGACGACCTGCACGAGAAGGCGGGCAGCCGCGACGTCGTGCATCTGCACGGCGCGAACGCCACCGTGACGTGCCTGCAGTGCGCGTCGCGCTTCCCGCGCCAGGTCGTCGCGGATCGCATCGCCGAGCAGAACCCGTGGATCACGGTGCCCGACAGCGTGCGCATGAACCCCGACGGCGACGTGTCGCTCGACGGCGATCAGGACTTCGTCGTGCCGGTGTGCTTCGTGTGCGAGGGGATGCTGAAGCCCGACGTCGTGTTCTTCGGCGAGCTCGTGCCGAGCCACGTCTTCCACGAGGCCGACATGGCGGTGCGCGCTGCGAGCGTCGTGCTCGTCGCAGGCTCGTCGCTCGTCGTGAACACGGCCGTGCGACTGCTCGAGATCGCGCGTCGTCGCGAGGTGCCGATCGTGATCGTGAACCGCGGCCCGACGAAGTGGGACAAGCGCGCGAGCGCCCGCATCGACGCCGGCACGTCGGAGACCCTCACGGCGTTCGCCGACGCGCTCGCGCCGCTGCCGCACGCGTCCTGA
- a CDS encoding glycosyltransferase family 4 protein: protein MRVLFDCRYVRTERHDGISRFSAELVARLGQRAAVTMLVHDPAQLAMLPDLPHVLGPSPTGPLEPLATWRMRHVDVDVVYSPMQTIGSLGRRTALVTTVHDLIYYRHPMPPRDLPAPVRALWRLYHLSYGPQRLLLRGADATVVVSETTAQLVREHHLTSKPIHVVRNAADALGEPVTHTAPPTRRLVYMGSFMPYKGVDTLVRMAALLPDHELHLLSRMPAGEEARLRAIAPDARIVVHDGVTDAEYAEALRSATALVHASHDEGFGIPLLESMALGVPVVASDIPIFREVAGDAGVYAPVGDAQGFADAVLRLEGEWAARSAASRAQAATFSWDASADALHAALEATVAARRV, encoded by the coding sequence ATGAGGGTGCTCTTCGACTGCCGCTACGTGCGCACCGAGCGGCACGACGGCATCTCGCGCTTCTCCGCCGAGCTCGTGGCGAGGCTCGGGCAGCGCGCCGCCGTCACGATGCTCGTGCACGATCCCGCGCAGCTCGCGATGCTGCCCGACCTGCCGCACGTGCTGGGGCCGAGCCCGACCGGGCCGCTCGAGCCGCTCGCGACGTGGCGCATGCGGCACGTCGACGTCGACGTCGTCTACTCGCCCATGCAGACCATCGGCTCCCTCGGGCGGCGCACGGCGCTCGTCACGACGGTGCACGACCTCATCTACTACCGCCACCCCATGCCGCCGCGCGACCTGCCGGCGCCCGTGCGCGCGCTCTGGCGGCTGTATCACCTGTCGTACGGGCCGCAGCGGCTGCTGCTGCGCGGCGCCGATGCGACCGTCGTCGTCTCCGAGACCACGGCGCAGCTCGTGCGCGAGCACCACCTGACGTCCAAGCCCATCCACGTCGTGCGCAACGCCGCCGACGCGCTCGGCGAGCCCGTGACCCACACGGCGCCGCCCACGAGGCGGCTCGTCTACATGGGCTCGTTCATGCCCTACAAGGGCGTCGACACCCTCGTGCGCATGGCGGCGCTGCTGCCCGACCACGAGCTGCACCTGCTCAGTCGCATGCCCGCGGGCGAGGAGGCGCGCCTGCGGGCGATCGCGCCCGACGCACGCATCGTCGTGCACGACGGCGTCACCGACGCCGAGTACGCCGAGGCGCTGCGCTCGGCGACGGCGCTCGTGCACGCGAGCCACGACGAGGGCTTCGGCATCCCGCTGCTCGAGTCGATGGCGCTCGGCGTGCCCGTCGTCGCCTCCGACATCCCGATCTTCCGCGAGGTGGCCGGCGACGCTGGCGTGTACGCGCCCGTGGGCGATGCCCAGGGATTCGCGGATGCCGTGCTGCGGCTCGAGGGGGAGTGGGCCGCCCGCTCAGCAGCCTCCCGAGCGCAGGCGGCGACCTTCTCGTGGGATGCCTCGGCCGACGCGCTGCACGCGGCGCTGGAGGCGACCGTGGCGGCGCGCCGGGTCTGA
- a CDS encoding alpha/beta fold hydrolase produces the protein MVDSPFQELLDATPVARDERVIDGIRTVWFAYGDPAAPPIVLVHGYRGDHHGLETIAAHLAGHRVIVPDLPGFGESAAPADTGIDAYASWLVAFVAAEAPGAPVLGHSFGSIVVAAAAAAGLDADRIVLVNPIAQPALEGPQRILSRFTLGWYRAAAAAPEAVGHAMLSSPVIVRGMSLVMTKSRDRAMRRWIHDQHDRYFSAFASRESVVGGFETSISTNVGHYAADIAQPVLLVVADRDDITPLAAQRDLATRFPDARVAVLHGTGHLVHYEQPDQVAARIRRFLAEAPAA, from the coding sequence ATGGTCGACTCGCCGTTCCAGGAGCTGCTGGATGCGACGCCCGTCGCACGCGACGAGCGCGTGATCGACGGCATCCGCACCGTCTGGTTCGCGTACGGCGACCCCGCGGCACCGCCGATCGTGCTCGTCCACGGCTACCGCGGCGACCACCACGGGCTCGAGACGATCGCTGCGCACCTCGCCGGCCACCGCGTCATCGTGCCCGACCTCCCGGGCTTCGGCGAGTCGGCTGCGCCAGCCGACACCGGCATCGACGCCTACGCGTCGTGGCTCGTCGCCTTCGTGGCCGCCGAGGCGCCCGGAGCCCCCGTGCTCGGCCACTCGTTCGGCTCGATCGTCGTCGCCGCCGCAGCGGCCGCGGGCCTCGACGCCGACCGCATCGTGCTCGTGAACCCCATCGCGCAGCCGGCCCTCGAGGGTCCGCAGCGCATCCTGTCGCGCTTCACGCTCGGCTGGTACCGCGCCGCCGCAGCCGCGCCGGAGGCCGTCGGCCACGCCATGCTCTCGAGCCCCGTGATCGTGCGCGGCATGAGCCTCGTCATGACGAAGTCGCGCGACAGGGCCATGCGGCGCTGGATCCACGACCAGCACGACCGGTACTTCTCGGCCTTCGCATCGCGCGAGTCGGTCGTGGGCGGCTTCGAGACGTCGATCTCGACGAACGTCGGCCACTACGCCGCCGACATCGCCCAGCCCGTGCTGCTCGTCGTCGCCGACCGCGACGACATCACGCCGCTCGCGGCGCAGCGCGACCTCGCGACGCGGTTCCCGGATGCTCGCGTCGCCGTGCTGCACGGCACCGGCCACCTCGTGCACTACGAGCAGCCCGACCAGGTGGCGGCGCGCATCCGCCGCTTCCTCGCCGAGGCGCCCGCCGCATGA
- a CDS encoding 3'-5' exonuclease, translating to MIEIQSPRPGDSGAIDDLVTQALALDAGGSEPVAPSSPASEPMPEPMPLRTVDAAVAVAHEVQQQGWASRLAVFDLETTGVDTSTARIVTAFLGVLDEHGELLEQHAWLADPGVEIPEGAAAIHGITTERARAEGAPAQQVVAAIVAEVANLLRAGTPVVAFNAAYDFTVLHHEALRHGIAPVEAPAPVIDPLVLDKHVDRYRKGKRTLGVTCAHYGVELEGWHEASADAIAAGRLAQAMHELFPQLQVPADELHASTVDWATQQAESFARYMQQRDPSFTADRGWPIREARTA from the coding sequence ATGATCGAGATCCAGAGCCCGCGGCCGGGCGACTCGGGAGCGATCGACGACCTCGTGACCCAGGCGCTGGCGCTCGACGCCGGCGGCAGCGAGCCCGTCGCGCCCAGCAGCCCAGCGTCAGAGCCGATGCCCGAGCCGATGCCCCTGCGCACGGTCGACGCCGCCGTCGCCGTCGCGCACGAGGTGCAGCAGCAGGGCTGGGCGTCGCGCCTGGCCGTCTTCGACCTCGAGACGACGGGCGTCGACACGTCGACGGCCCGCATCGTCACGGCATTCCTCGGCGTGCTCGACGAGCACGGCGAGCTGCTCGAGCAGCACGCGTGGCTCGCCGACCCTGGCGTCGAGATCCCCGAGGGCGCTGCGGCGATCCACGGCATCACGACCGAGCGCGCTCGTGCCGAGGGCGCTCCGGCGCAGCAGGTCGTCGCCGCGATCGTCGCCGAGGTCGCGAACCTGCTGCGCGCGGGCACGCCCGTGGTCGCGTTCAACGCCGCGTACGACTTCACGGTGCTGCACCACGAGGCGCTCCGCCACGGCATCGCGCCCGTCGAGGCCCCGGCGCCCGTCATCGACCCGCTCGTGCTCGACAAGCACGTCGACCGCTACCGCAAGGGCAAGCGCACGCTCGGCGTCACGTGCGCCCACTACGGCGTCGAGCTCGAGGGGTGGCACGAGGCGTCGGCCGATGCCATCGCCGCCGGCCGGCTCGCGCAGGCGATGCACGAGCTGTTCCCGCAGCTGCAGGTGCCCGCCGACGAGCTGCACGCCTCGACGGTCGACTGGGCGACGCAGCAGGCGGAGTCGTTCGCCCGCTACATGCAGCAGCGCGACCCCTCGTTCACGGCCGACCGCGGCTGGCCCATCCGCGAGGCGCGCACGGCGTGA
- a CDS encoding uridine kinase family protein, with product MTDARLLGLEGLVARVETLAAATGRPIVVGISGVGGAGKSTLARALVDRVDGAVRMCGDDFLSPARSHERSTDWDGVERERLVRDVLVPFRERRASTFQRWDWHAGALAAPEPVPTGSVLVVDLIGLLHPEALGALDLTVWCDVDVAVATERGIARDRAAGNDHDALWRDVWVPNDADFVARFAPRDGADVLVATG from the coding sequence GTGACCGACGCACGCCTGCTCGGCCTCGAGGGGCTCGTCGCACGCGTCGAGACGCTCGCCGCCGCGACCGGGCGACCGATCGTCGTCGGCATCTCGGGCGTCGGCGGCGCGGGCAAGTCGACGCTCGCTCGAGCGCTCGTCGACCGCGTCGACGGCGCCGTGCGCATGTGCGGCGACGACTTCCTCTCCCCCGCTCGCTCGCACGAGCGATCGACCGACTGGGACGGCGTCGAGCGCGAGCGGCTCGTGCGCGACGTGCTCGTGCCGTTCCGCGAGCGTCGCGCATCCACGTTCCAGCGCTGGGACTGGCACGCCGGCGCCCTCGCAGCGCCCGAGCCCGTGCCGACCGGCAGCGTGCTGGTCGTCGACCTCATCGGCCTGCTGCATCCCGAGGCGCTCGGCGCGCTCGACCTCACGGTGTGGTGCGACGTCGACGTCGCGGTCGCCACCGAGCGCGGCATCGCCCGCGATCGGGCCGCGGGCAACGATCACGATGCGCTGTGGCGCGACGTGTGGGTGCCGAACGACGCCGACTTCGTGGCCCGCTTCGCGCCGCGCGACGGCGCCGACGTGCTCGTCGCGACCGGCTGA
- a CDS encoding type B 50S ribosomal protein L31 — MKTGIHPEYRDIVFRDLASGETFLTRSTTTSDKTIELDGVEYPVIDVEISSASHPFYTGKQRIMDSAGRVEKFNKRFKGFGN; from the coding sequence ATGAAGACCGGCATCCACCCCGAGTACCGCGACATCGTCTTCCGCGACCTCGCCTCGGGCGAGACGTTCCTCACGCGTTCGACGACGACGTCCGACAAGACGATCGAGCTCGACGGCGTCGAGTACCCCGTCATCGACGTCGAGATCTCGAGCGCCTCGCACCCGTTCTACACGGGCAAGCAGCGCATCATGGACTCGGCCGGCCGCGTCGAGAAGTTCAACAAGCGCTTCAAGGGCTTCGGCAACTGA